The Caldibacillus debilis DSM 16016 genome includes a window with the following:
- a CDS encoding ABC transporter permease → MNKIVLLLSMLILSAASLFIGVSDVGIKDVFHLSGEQKEILLISRLPRLLSIVVAGAGLSIAGLIMQQLSRNKFVSPTTAGTMDFAKLGILIALLVFSRSGPFLKMAVAFLFALLGTYLFMKIVDNIKFKDPVFIPLVGLMLGNIVSSISTFFAYRYDLIQNISSWLIGDFSNVIKSRYELIFISVPLVMLAYLYANRFTIAGMGEDFSKNLGLNYKNVVRLGLVIVAFITSSVIITVGVIPFLGLIVPNLVSIYRGDHLKRSLPETALFGSVFLLACDILGRLIIYPYEIPIHLTVGVIGSGIFIYLLLRSKRNEAA, encoded by the coding sequence ATGAACAAAATCGTTTTGCTCCTTTCGATGCTGATCTTGTCCGCCGCCTCGCTTTTTATCGGCGTGTCGGATGTCGGCATCAAGGATGTCTTTCATTTGTCGGGGGAACAAAAGGAAATCTTGCTGATCAGCCGCCTTCCCCGTCTGCTGAGCATTGTCGTCGCCGGCGCAGGCTTGAGCATCGCCGGCCTCATCATGCAGCAATTGAGCAGGAACAAATTCGTGTCTCCGACGACGGCGGGAACGATGGATTTTGCCAAATTGGGGATCTTGATCGCTTTGCTGGTCTTTTCCCGATCCGGCCCTTTTTTAAAAATGGCGGTCGCCTTTCTGTTCGCCCTTTTGGGCACCTACTTGTTCATGAAAATCGTGGACAATATCAAGTTCAAAGATCCCGTTTTCATCCCCCTCGTCGGGCTGATGCTGGGGAACATCGTCAGTTCCATCTCCACCTTCTTTGCCTACCGGTATGATTTGATCCAAAATATTTCATCTTGGCTGATCGGCGATTTTTCCAACGTGATCAAAAGCAGATACGAACTGATTTTCATCAGCGTGCCCCTGGTCATGCTCGCCTATTTGTATGCGAACCGTTTTACGATCGCCGGCATGGGGGAAGACTTTTCCAAAAACCTTGGCTTAAACTACAAAAACGTTGTCCGTCTCGGATTGGTGATCGTCGCTTTCATTACATCGTCGGTCATTATCACCGTCGGCGTCATTCCGTTTTTGGGCCTCATCGTTCCGAACTTGGTTTCCATCTACCGCGGCGACCATTTGAAACGAAGCCTGCCCGAAACGGCGTTATTCGGATCCGTGTTTCTATTGGCCTGCGACATCCTGGGGAGATTAATCATCTATCCCTATGAAATTCCGATTCATTTGACGGTTGGCGTGATCGGCAGCGGCATCTTCATCTATTTGCTGTTAAGGAGTAAAAGGAATGAAGCGGCTTAA
- the fliW gene encoding flagellar assembly protein FliW: MKIKTKYFDEIDIDEKDMITFENGIPGFWEETRFVILPFTDDGLFEIMQSVATPELAFVITDPFFFFKDYAFDLEDAAAEQLGIERPEDVKVSVILTVHDPFENTTANLQAPVVINRKNRKAKQVVLNNVPYTTKHPLFPKKGADAGGGVK; encoded by the coding sequence ATGAAAATTAAAACGAAATACTTTGACGAAATAGACATTGATGAAAAGGATATGATCACTTTTGAAAACGGGATCCCCGGATTTTGGGAAGAAACGAGGTTTGTGATTCTCCCGTTTACGGACGACGGGCTTTTTGAAATCATGCAATCGGTCGCGACGCCGGAACTCGCCTTTGTCATCACCGATCCTTTCTTCTTTTTTAAAGACTATGCGTTTGATTTGGAAGATGCGGCGGCGGAACAGCTGGGGATCGAAAGGCCGGAAGACGTAAAGGTTTCCGTGATCCTGACGGTCCATGATCCCTTCGAAAACACGACCGCTAACCTGCAGGCTCCCGTCGTCATCAACCGGAAAAACCGCAAGGCGAAACAGGTCGTTTTGAACAATGTCCCCTATACCACCAAGCATCCGCTGTTTCCGAAAAAGGGTGCCGATGCCGGCGGAGGGGTGAAATGA
- a CDS encoding siderophore ABC transporter substrate-binding protein, translated as MKKYRFFPFLFLIVLGFMITGCGKADQSSSQGDEKKSETLTITHPLGKTKVEKNPEKIVVFDFGMLDTLDLMGIEVTGVPQANIPPYLEKYKDKKYVNVGSLKEPDFEKIAEIDPDLIIISGRQSDLYEEFTKLGPTVYMGLDTSRYLDSFKENVQTLGKIFDKEAFVNDEIAKIEEKIAQVKKKAEEANKNALILLANEGKVSAFGPGSRFGLIHDVLGFKPVDPNIEVSTHGQSVSFEYILEKNPDYLFVVDRTAVVGGKTNAKDTVENELVKKTKAYQEGHIVYLDPNFWYLSGGGLVSVREMIEEVENSLP; from the coding sequence ATGAAAAAATACCGTTTCTTTCCGTTCCTTTTCCTTATCGTCCTGGGATTCATGATCACCGGCTGCGGGAAAGCGGATCAGAGTTCTTCCCAAGGCGATGAGAAAAAATCGGAAACGTTAACCATCACCCATCCATTGGGAAAAACGAAGGTGGAAAAAAATCCGGAAAAGATCGTTGTCTTCGACTTCGGCATGTTGGATACGCTGGATCTGATGGGCATCGAAGTAACCGGCGTGCCCCAGGCCAACATCCCCCCCTATCTGGAAAAATATAAGGATAAAAAATATGTGAATGTCGGCAGCTTAAAAGAGCCGGATTTCGAAAAGATTGCGGAAATCGATCCCGATCTGATCATTATCTCCGGCAGGCAGTCCGACTTGTATGAAGAATTTACAAAACTTGGTCCGACCGTCTACATGGGCCTGGATACGTCCCGGTACCTCGATTCCTTTAAAGAAAACGTGCAAACGTTAGGAAAAATTTTCGACAAAGAAGCGTTTGTCAATGATGAAATCGCCAAGATCGAAGAAAAAATCGCCCAGGTGAAAAAGAAGGCGGAAGAGGCCAATAAAAACGCGTTGATCCTTTTGGCCAATGAAGGAAAAGTGAGCGCGTTCGGACCGGGTTCCCGTTTCGGTTTGATCCACGATGTCCTCGGCTTTAAGCCCGTCGACCCGAATATCGAAGTATCCACCCACGGCCAAAGCGTTTCCTTCGAATACATTTTGGAAAAAAATCCGGATTACTTGTTCGTCGTCGACCGGACGGCCGTGGTCGGCGGAAAAACGAACGCGAAAGATACGGTGGAAAATGAATTGGTGAAAAAGACGAAAGCCTATCAGGAAGGCCATATCGTATATTTGGATCCGAACTTTTGGTACTTGTCCGGCGGCGGGTTAGTCTCCGTCC
- the hag gene encoding flagellin Hag, whose protein sequence is MRINHNISALNTYRQLSFNNTQTAKNLEKLSSGYRINRAGDDAAGLAISEKMRGQIRGLEMATKNAQDGISLIQTAEGALNETHAILQRIRELAVQAANDTNTDNDRKELQKEVDQLIAEIDRIADTTQFNTKNLLNGSGTGIVFHIGANSAQSVTLDISSMKAKALGLQTSGASGLQNLKIDTQADADAAISTIDTAIDTVSSERAKLGAMQNRLEHTINNLGTAAENLTAAESRIRDVDMAKEMMEFTKNSILTQAAQAMLAQANQLPQGVLQLLR, encoded by the coding sequence ATGAGAATCAACCATAACATTTCGGCGTTGAACACCTATCGCCAACTCTCTTTCAACAACACCCAAACGGCGAAAAACCTTGAAAAACTTTCTTCCGGTTACCGGATCAACCGCGCCGGCGACGACGCCGCTGGTCTCGCCATCTCTGAAAAAATGCGCGGGCAAATCCGCGGCCTGGAAATGGCGACGAAAAACGCCCAAGACGGCATCAGCCTGATCCAAACGGCGGAAGGCGCTTTGAATGAAACCCACGCGATCCTGCAACGGATTCGTGAACTGGCCGTGCAAGCCGCCAACGACACGAACACCGACAACGACCGTAAGGAACTGCAAAAAGAAGTGGACCAATTGATTGCAGAAATCGACCGCATCGCCGATACGACCCAATTTAACACCAAAAATCTGTTGAACGGCTCAGGAACCGGAATAGTATTCCATATCGGAGCGAATAGCGCCCAAAGTGTGACTTTGGATATTTCTAGCATGAAAGCCAAAGCTTTAGGTTTGCAAACGAGCGGCGCCAGCGGCCTTCAAAACTTAAAAATTGATACTCAAGCAGATGCTGATGCTGCGATCTCAACCATTGACACCGCTATTGACACAGTTTCTTCCGAACGGGCGAAACTCGGGGCCATGCAAAACCGTCTGGAACACACCATCAATAATTTGGGCACAGCCGCTGAAAACTTGACGGCTGCCGAATCCCGGATCCGTGACGTGGATATGGCAAAAGAAATGATGGAATTCACCAAGAACAGCATCCTGACCCAAGCCGCGCAAGCGATGCTGGCCCAAGCCAACCAATTGCCCCAAGGCGTCCTGCAATTGTTGCGCTAA
- the csrA gene encoding carbon storage regulator CsrA produces MMLVLTRKNGQSIQIGENIRITILDVQGEQVKIGIEAPKSLEIYRSEIYEQIQAENRLAGSLTPGLLDLVKKSYKN; encoded by the coding sequence ATGATGCTCGTATTAACCAGAAAAAACGGCCAATCGATCCAGATCGGGGAAAACATCCGCATTACTATCCTGGACGTCCAAGGGGAACAGGTAAAAATCGGCATCGAGGCGCCGAAATCGCTGGAGATCTACCGGAGTGAAATTTACGAACAGATTCAAGCGGAAAACCGGCTGGCGGGCAGCCTTACCCCAGGCCTTTTGGACCTGGTAAAAAAGTCCTATAAAAATTAA
- a CDS encoding iron chelate uptake ABC transporter family permease subunit, with translation MKRLKGKIWLLVFLAVLLIALFLFSGLSGNISYILPRRAMKIAAIILTGAAVAFSTVVFQTITQNRILTPSIMGLDDLYVLLNTVIIFLFGSTRLTMMDRNIQFLLNAGIMILFSVLMYHFLFKREQNIYFLLLIGFVVGTFFESFSSFMQVLIDPNEFQIVQDRMFASFNNLNIDVLYLASALFAAAALFSVRDLKYLDVMALGRDHAINLGVDFDVAARRFMVIVAVLTSISTALAGPVTFLGLLVANLSYEYLKTYRHRELILGAILISIIALVGGQWIVERVFAFSTTLSVIINFIGGIYFIYLLLKENRSW, from the coding sequence ATGAAGCGGCTTAAAGGAAAAATCTGGCTGTTGGTTTTCTTGGCCGTCCTCCTCATCGCCCTGTTCCTCTTTTCCGGTTTGTCAGGGAATATTTCCTACATCCTGCCGCGGCGGGCCATGAAGATCGCGGCCATCATCCTCACGGGTGCTGCCGTCGCCTTTTCAACCGTCGTTTTCCAAACGATTACCCAAAACCGGATTTTGACGCCGAGCATCATGGGATTGGATGACTTGTACGTGTTATTGAACACGGTCATCATCTTTCTTTTCGGTTCGACCCGGCTTACGATGATGGACCGGAACATTCAGTTTCTCCTCAATGCCGGCATCATGATTCTGTTTTCCGTCCTGATGTACCATTTCCTTTTTAAAAGGGAACAAAATATTTATTTCTTATTGCTCATCGGGTTCGTCGTCGGCACCTTTTTCGAAAGCTTCTCTTCCTTCATGCAGGTGCTGATCGATCCGAATGAATTCCAAATCGTTCAAGACCGGATGTTCGCTTCCTTCAACAACCTTAACATCGACGTGCTTTATCTCGCCTCTGCGCTGTTTGCGGCGGCCGCCCTTTTCTCTGTCCGGGATTTGAAATATTTGGATGTCATGGCTTTGGGCCGCGACCATGCGATCAATTTGGGCGTCGATTTTGATGTGGCGGCCAGACGGTTCATGGTCATTGTGGCGGTTTTGACGAGCATTTCCACGGCCCTGGCCGGGCCCGTCACCTTTCTCGGTCTGCTCGTCGCAAACCTCTCCTATGAATATTTAAAAACCTATCGTCATCGGGAATTAATCTTGGGGGCGATCCTCATCAGCATCATCGCCCTCGTCGGCGGGCAATGGATCGTCGAGCGCGTTTTCGCCTTTTCCACCACTTTGAGCGTTATCATCAATTTCATCGGCGGCATCTATTTCATCTATCTTTTGCTGAAGGAGAATCGGTCATGGTAG
- a CDS encoding DUF6470 family protein, which translates to MRLPQIRMESVMARIGLVREKPVQSIEQPKAIVTIRQPKAILEIETEKGKLVIDQTQAWEDRNLQNILRTNEMYVEKAYQEWLKNIARRRDQGDELMRIENGGNPIARQAVENSEGEEKRFNVGWVPSFFSVKFHYKPAKVHIRAVPQKPVIEALPRKPVHTYIPGEVRVYMERWPSLKIDFVHLFDEKV; encoded by the coding sequence ATGCGGCTTCCGCAAATCCGGATGGAATCCGTGATGGCCAGGATCGGCCTGGTGCGGGAAAAACCGGTCCAGTCCATCGAACAGCCGAAGGCGATCGTTACGATCCGGCAGCCGAAAGCCATCTTGGAAATCGAAACGGAAAAGGGAAAACTCGTCATCGATCAAACGCAGGCTTGGGAAGACCGGAATTTGCAAAATATTTTGCGGACGAACGAAATGTATGTGGAGAAAGCCTATCAGGAATGGCTGAAAAACATCGCCCGAAGAAGGGATCAGGGCGATGAACTGATGCGGATCGAAAACGGGGGAAATCCGATCGCCAGACAGGCGGTCGAAAACAGCGAAGGGGAGGAAAAACGGTTCAATGTCGGCTGGGTGCCTTCCTTTTTCAGCGTCAAATTCCATTATAAACCGGCGAAGGTGCATATCCGTGCCGTGCCGCAAAAGCCGGTGATCGAGGCGCTGCCGCGAAAACCCGTTCATACGTACATCCCGGGAGAGGTCCGCGTGTATATGGAGCGCTGGCCTTCGTTAAAAATTGATTTCGTCCATCTGTTCGACGAAAAGGTATAG
- a CDS encoding iron ABC transporter ATP-binding protein produces the protein MVDVRHVTKRFGSKKVIRDVSVRIRKGKITSFIGPNGAGKSTLLSMISRLILKDEGEIHIDGTEISKRKSRDLAKKIAILKQANHIQLRLTVRELVSFGRFPYSQGRLTQEDWKKVDQAIRYMDLEEIQHEYLQNLSGGQRQRAFIAMVIAQDTDYILLDEPLNNLDMKHSVQIMKTLRRLVDEQGKTVILVIHDINFASIYSDYIVALKNGVIVKEGPADEMIDRDILREVYDMDISIENYKNCKICLYFT, from the coding sequence ATGGTAGATGTGCGGCATGTAACGAAACGGTTCGGTTCGAAAAAGGTCATTCGCGATGTTTCCGTCCGGATCCGGAAAGGGAAGATCACCTCTTTCATCGGCCCGAACGGCGCCGGAAAAAGCACGTTGCTGTCGATGATCAGCCGCCTCATTTTAAAAGATGAAGGGGAAATCCACATCGACGGCACGGAAATCAGCAAGCGAAAATCCCGGGATTTGGCCAAGAAAATTGCCATTTTGAAACAGGCGAATCACATTCAGTTGCGCTTGACCGTCCGGGAACTCGTTTCCTTCGGCCGCTTCCCTTACTCGCAAGGGCGGCTGACGCAAGAGGATTGGAAAAAAGTCGATCAGGCCATCCGCTATATGGATTTGGAAGAGATACAACACGAATATTTGCAAAATTTGAGCGGCGGCCAGCGGCAGCGCGCCTTCATCGCCATGGTTATCGCGCAGGATACGGATTATATTCTGCTGGATGAACCGTTGAACAATTTGGATATGAAACATTCCGTGCAAATCATGAAAACCTTGCGCCGCCTGGTGGATGAACAGGGGAAAACCGTCATTCTTGTCATCCATGACATCAATTTCGCTTCCATCTATTCCGATTACATCGTCGCCCTGAAAAACGGCGTCATCGTCAAGGAGGGGCCGGCGGACGAGATGATCGACCGCGACATCCTGCGGGAAGTATATGATATGGATATTTCCATCGAAAACTATAAAAACTGCAAGATTTGTTTATATTTTACGTAA